The DNA window TTGCCTCGATATTCCCTGGAACCCTACCAAGCATTTGTTTAGCCTCATGCCCCACAGCTTGAATAATCTTCTTGCCATGAGGACCTCCATCATGTCTAATTGCAACTACAGATGGCTCATCAAGAACAATACCCTTACCTCTAACATAAATCAAAGTATTAGCTGTTCCTAAATCTATTGCCATATCACTGGAAAAATAACTGCGCAAAAAACCAAACATCTTAACTCAGCTTAAAAATAATTTCTTAGAATTCTATCAAACTATTAAAATATAAATTTATAATACTTACGTAATATGCTATAAGATATTATAATTTTCAATAGTAGGATAAACTGTTTTTTGTATTAAATAACTGTCAAAACATCATTAAACATTCTAACACATACATTTTTTTATGGCTCTTAATAAAATAGATATTAATAATATTGCAACTATTTCTAAAATAGAAATCAAAGAAGAAGAAATTGGAATATTTGAGAAAGAATTAAATAAAGTTATCAAAATAATTGAGAAAGTACAAGATGTACAGATAGATATAGATGCTATAGAACCATTAGTAAGTCCAATTTCTATAATAGATGATTATAAGAACCATTTACGTGAGGACGTAACCCCTCAAACATGTTCTCAAGAATTTATGAAAACAATTATTCACAATTCACCAAAATTTGAAAACAATCTATTTGTAGTACCTAAAATTATTGAATAATCATGACAAAAAAACCACTACATACACAATTTAATGGAATAAATGAATTACGCAATGCAATCTTACAAAAAGATATTAGTGTATTAGAAATTACAAAAAGTGCTCTAGAAAAAGCCAAAGAATTAGAACACCTCAATATATTTTTGCATTTAGATGAAGAGTTAACATTGCAACAGGCTAAAAATGCAGATAAAAACTCTTCAGATTTATCAAGGACATTAATTGGAATACCAATAGCTCACAAGGATAATATTGCAACGAAACAGTGGCGTACGACTGCAGGTAGCAAAATGCTAGAAAACTATATTAGTCCATTTGATGCTACTATAGTCGAGAAACTAAAAGAACTTGGGAGCATTTCATTAGGCAAGTTGAACTGTGATGAATTCGGCATGGGTTCAAACAATGAAAACTCTGCTTATGGCCCAGTAAAGAACCCTTGGGACATAAAGATAACTCCTGGAGGATCTTCTGGAGGCTCTGCTGCTGCTGTTGCCGCACGTATAGTCATGGCTTCAACAGGGACAGACACAGGAGGATCAATTAGAATGCCTGCTGCACTTTGTGGAGTTTGTGGGATAAAACCAACTTATGGAACTGTTTCAAGATATGGTGTTATAGCATTTGCTTCTAGCCTAGATCAAGTTGGAGTCTTTGCTAACAATAGTCTGGATTTATTGGAAGTAATTAATGCCATTAGTGGCTATGATCATAAAGATTCCACAAGCATTAAAAGGTATTGCTCAGAAGAAATAAAAAATGGTTGGATCAAAAAATCTTTTAACAATATTCAAAATACTTTCAAAAAAAATTCTAGCTCTCCACTAAAAAACATCAGAATAGGTATACCAAAAGAATTTTTTAATATGCCGATGAATGAAGATATATTAAAAACAACTCAAGAAGCAATACATTTATTTGAAAAACTCGGTGCAGATATAATAAATATATCTATACCACATACAGAAATTGCAATACCAACCTATTATATAATAGCCTCAGCAGAAGCATCTAGCAATCTAGCTCGTTACGATGGTGTTCACTATGGCTATAGAACATCAAATTTTAAAAACATAGAAGGAATGATCTCCCGCTCTAGAGCAGAAGGTTTTGGAAATGAAGTTAAGATACGTACATTGCTTGGAACATATTTGTTATCTAAGAATAATTATGAACAATTCTATTTAAAAGCGCAAAAAATACGAAGAATTATACTGAATAGCTTCCAAAAAACGTTCCATACTCAATGTGATCTTATAATGGGTCCAGTAACCACAAAAAATACAAAAAAAATTGGAATAAAGAATATAAATGATACAGACTGGTTAGATGATATATACACAGTAAGTGCTAATTTAGCAGGGTTACCATCAATGTCAATACCTTGTGGATTCAATAAAAGTGATGACTCACACCCTATCGGTTTACAAATTATTGGCAACTATTTTTCAGAACCTCTCATGATAGCAACCTCAGATTGTTATCAGCAAAATACTAATTGGCATAAAAAATTACCAGATAACATATAGGATACGCAAATGAACTCCAAATGGGAAACAACAATAGGTATTGAAACCCATGTGCAACTCTTAACAAAAACAAAAATATTTTCTAGTAGTAATTGCTCTTTTGGTGGAAAACCAAATCAAAATACCGATGAAATAGATATGGCCTTACCTGGTAGTCTACCTGTTGCTAATCTGGAAGCTATAAAGTGTGCAATAAAATTTGGCTTAGCAGTGAATGCAGAAATATCTTGTGATTCAAGATTTGATAGAAAACATTATTTTTATCCAGATTTACCAAAGGGTTATCAAACAAGTCAGTTCTACAAACCCATTTTACAAGGTGGAAACATCTGTTTTTATGAAAACAATGTAAAGAAAAGAGTAAATCTTGTAGAGGCTCATTTAGAAGAAGATGCTGGGAAATTAATACATCAATCATTCTCAACTGGAATCGATTTAAATAGAGCAGGAATGCCTTTATTAGAAATAGTAACACATCCTGAAATTTGCTCAGCACAAGAAGCTGTTGCTTACGCAAAAACATTACATAATTTAGTAATGTGGCTCGGTATATGTGACGGCAATATGCAAGAAGGATCATTTCGTTGTGATGCAAACGTATCTGTGAAACTAAAAAATTCAAAAAAACTTGGAACAAGAACGGAAATAAAAAATATAAATTCTTTTAGATTTCTAGAAAAAGCAATAATATTTGAATACAAAAGACAAATCAACTTATTAGAACAGAATAAATTAGTTATACAAGAAACCAGGTTATATGATTCTGATAAAAATGAAACTAGAAGTATGCGTAATAAAGAAGATGCTATAGATTATAGATATATGCCTGATCCTGATTTACCTATAATATATATAAGCACAGAATTAATAGAAACAATAAGAAAAAGCTTACCAGAATTACCTGAGCATAAAAGGATAAGATTCGAAAAAGAATACAACTTATCAAAATCTGATGCCTCACAATTATCAAGCAATATAAATATAGCTAATTATTTCGAATCAATAGTGCTTGAACTACCAAAAGGCAGTGAAAAAATAGTAGCTAACTGGATGATCGGCGACCTCAATGCCTTTTTGAATAAATATAATAAAACTATAGAAGATATGCCAATAGGATCAAAAACCATAGCTAACATGATAGAAAAAATAATAAATGGTACGTTATCAAACAAAAATGCAAAAGATGTATTTGAAATACTATGGAATAATGAACAAAGTAATATTGACGATATTATAGAGAAGAATGGACTAAAGCAAATTAATGATGACAGTATTATTATTGATATAATAAACTCTGTTTTAACTAATAATAAAAACATAGTAGAAGATTATAAATCTGGTAAAGAAAAAGCTTTCAACTCACTAATAGGCAAAATTATGAAAGAAATCAAAGGGAGAGCTGATCCCTCACAAATACGTCAATTACTTCAACAACAGCTCTATAAAGTTCATTAAAATATTATGAAATTAGTCTATGCCATACGATGATCTATATTTAGATACTTTTTCTGCATGTTCTGCAAAATCTTGATTTTTTTGCACTAAACTTAATATGTTTTCAAGAGAAGCTATACTAATGACCGGCAAATCATATTTACTGGAGATGCTATTCGAAGCAGAATTTCCTTTATCAAAAATACTGGAAATTAAATTAGGTCTTTCCATTCTATCTAAAGCTACTAATACAGCAACTACCTCTGCTCCCTGAGTATGAATGATCTCTATAGACTCATTAACAGAAATACCTGAAGTTATTACATCATCTATAACAACAACTTTACCTTGAATTGGAGCTCCTATTAGGATTCCTTTTTCGCCATGAGTCTTTGCCTCTTTACGATTAAAAGCGAATGGAACTCCTTCATTTATATAATTACTACTTAAGATCATAGATGTTGCTATAACTAAAGGTATGCCCTTGTATGCAGGGCCGAATAGCATATCAAATTGTATGCTTGATTTTTTCAAAATATTTGCATAAAACCTTGCTAATTTTGCTATAGATTTCCCATCATTAAATAAGCCTATATTAAAAAAATATGGACTTATTCTATCTGATTTAGTTTTAAAATCTCCAAATTTCAAAGCACCAATATCTAGTGCAAATTTAACAAAATCTAAAGCTTCATTCTCATCGATAACCATAAAGACCTCTTTTATATTAAGCAAAAAACTTCCTAAACTATTAATATTATTGTAATAATATATACATACTATCATTATGTTCATTCTAACTGGAAACCAAATTGTGTTAAGAATAACTTCTATAAATGTCAATGGAATAAGATCCGCAATTAAAAAAAAATTCCTAGATTGGCTATATGATAAAAATCCTGATATTGTTTGTTTACAAGAAATTAGAATTGCTAATAATAATATCAATAATGAATTGCTTAACCCATTAGGATTCAAAGGTTTTTTCTATCCAGCAGAAAAAAATGGTTATAGTGGCGTGGGCATATATACAAAAAAACAACCAATCAAAATCACTAAAGGATTAGAAGATAAAAATATTGATTCAGAAGGTAGAATTATAAGACTAGACTGGGAAACAATTTCAATTATAAGTGTTTATTTCCCATCTGGTTCAAACAATGATAGACAAATAGCAAAATTAGTATTCTTACAAAAGTTTGAATTATATTTAGCAACAATTTACTCTGAATCTATAATATCTAAACGTAATTTCCTTATATGTGGTGATTGGAATATAGCACATACTCAAATAGATATAAAAAACTGGAAAAACAACATAAATAAACCTGGATTTCTTCCTGAAGAAAGGAATTGGCTCTCTAAAATTTTGAATACCTATAATTTAGTAGATGTTTTTAGAAAACTACATCCACATAAGGAGCAATACACTTGGTGGAGCAATAGAGCAAAATCATGGGAAAGAAATGTTGGCTGGAGAATAGATTATCAAATAGCAAACAGTTCTTTCGCAAATCTTGCAATCTCATCTGAAGTTTATATGAAAACAAGGTTTAGCGATCATGCTCCACTAACAATAGACTATAAAACTGAAATTTAATTGTTATATTAAAAATTACATGATATATTTTCATCATCTAGAATTGTCTAAACTAATGTTTACAAAATCATTGTAATGACAGGCACTTATTATAAGTTACAGATCTTATTAGATCTCATCACTTGATAATTATTAATAATATTTTTTTGAAGTTTTAAAATGCTAACTTCATTTTTCTCATCTATTACTTTCCAAGCCTGGTTTAACGGACTTTTAACCGGCCTCGGATTGTTCGCAGTGGTAGGAGCTCAGAGTGCTTTTATAATTCGTCAAGGATTAATGCGTTCTCATATAATGACAATTATAATTGTTTGTTGTCTAACAGATGCTATTTTCATTTTTTCTAGTGTAATAGGACTAAAGGAACTAATATTACGGGCTCCTTGGTTTAAGGATTTTATCCTTATACTAGGAATAATTTTTTTATCATGTTACTCATGGAAATCTGCAAAAAAAGCATTTAAAAAATCTTCTAATATAGAATCTACAAATTATATAATATATTCTAAACAATCTGTAATTCTAACAACTTTAGGATTTAGTTTATTAAATCCACATTTTTGGCTAGATATGATCTTAATTGGATCATTAGCTAACGTATATGAAAATGCTAGTATGGCCTATGCTTTTGGTGCTTTAACTGCTAGCATATTATGGCTTAATCTTTTAGGATTAGGAGCAAGATTATGTGCTCCTATATTTTCTAAACCAAAAGCCTGGAGAATATTAGATGGTGCCATTGCCATTATTATGATGGCAATGGCTATTCTGCTACTCAAACAATATATTAGTTAGCAATTGAACATATATTGTTTGCAATAGAAATAATTATTAATTTATGAGTAATAAACTAATAAAAAAAAACCTATACAAAGATTTTAATAATCTACATAAAATCTGGAAAAACTGTTTTTTACAAAATAATCTTGAGCAAAATTTCAAAGAAATTTTTAACTATATTGAATCAGAAATAGATAAGGGTGTTCTAATATATCCAGCAAATCCTTTTAGATCACTATACAATGTAAAAAATTTATCAAAAATTAAAGTGGTTATATTGGGACAGGATCCGTATCATAATGAAGGACAAGCGGATGGCTTGGCCTTTTCTGTTCCGTCTAATTGTAAAATGCCACCTAGTCTTATGAATATAAACAAAGAATTAAAACAAGAATATAATAATATTGATTTAGAAACAGCAAAAGATCTATCATTTTGGGCAATGCAAGGAGTATTTTTATTAAATACTATTTTAACAGTGGAACATGGCAAAGCAATGTCTCATGCTAACCATGGATGGGAATTAATAACAGACGCAATTATAAAATTAGTCTCCGCTAATAACTCACCAAAAGCATTTTTATTATGGGGTTTAGCTGCACAAAAAAAAACAAAGCTAATTACAAATAAAATACATCTAATATTAAAATCTAATCACCCGTCTCCATTATCTGCTTATAGAAAACCAATCCCTTTCATAGGTTGTAATCATTTCATAAAAACAAACGAATGGCTGATTTCAAATAAAAAAAAACCAATTAAATGGCTAACATCTAAAAAATGAAATATTACTGTTTGCTTTTATAAAATTCTCCTGATAAAATAATTGCTATTAGAGATAGTATCCAGAATTTAATATTTTTTGGAAATTGTCAACTCGGTAGCTCTGAAAATATATAATATCTAAGCTTTTGCTTGAGTATTATCATCGATTATCTGACCTCCTTTAGCCTTGTAAGTTATAAAATACACCGTAACGAACGGTTGATGGGTCGGCACGATATTGTTACCCTTTCAACTGTTAGCAAATAGATTTTAAGAAAAACTATTTGCTGATGTAACTATATATTAGCAAGGAAAATAAATGTCTTTTGAAAATCTTGGTATAAACGCAAATATATTGAATGCAATCAAAGCCACAGGATTTGAATCACCTACACCAGTACAACAAGCAACAATCCCTAAAGCAATAATGAGACAAGATTTAGTTGTTTCAGCACAAACTGGTAGTGGCAAAACTGCTGCTTTTATGCTACCAATATTACAGCTCTTGTCAGAGAAAAAAGCACAGAATGCTTCAATACAAGTATTAGTGTTAACTCCTACAAGAGAATTAGCTATGCAAATTACTAAAGCAGCCTCTGTTTATGGAAGTAATCTTCCTTGGCTACGTGTAGCTACAATAGTTGGTGGTATGCCATATAAAGCACAAATCAAAGCTCTATCTAAAAGAATTGATATTCTAGTGGCTACTCCTGGTAGATTGATTGATCAAATGCAATCTGGTAGAGTAAATTTGAATAATGTTCATACTTTAGTTTTAGATGAAGCTGATAGAATGTTGGATATGGGGTTTATAGATGATATACAAACGATAGTTGCTGAATTACCTAAAGAAAAACAAACAATGTTATTTTCTGCAACAATAGATAATAGCATTATGAATCTGGCTAAAAAAATGATGAATAACCCAGAGAGGATTAGTCTAAATAATAATAAACAAAGCCATAACAATATAGAACAAAAATTAATTTATATAGATGATTACAAACATAAAATAAAAGTTTTACAGCATTTACTAGGTAAAGAAAATATTGATCAAGCAATTGTTTTCACTTCAACTAAGAGAGGAGCTGACGATTTATCTAACCATTTATCCGATAATGGATTTGCTGTTGCTGCACTTCATGGTGATATGAACCAAAGACAAAGAACAAAAACTCTATCACAGTTACAAAAAAAACAATTACAAATATTAATAGCTACTGATGTAGCTGCTAGAGGGATAGATATCCAAGGCATTAGCCATGCTATTAATTTTGACTTGCCAATGCAAGCAGAAGATTATGTACATCGTATAGGAAGAACAGGCAGAGCTGGTCGCAATGGAGAAGCCCTAACTCTTGCTTCACATGCAGAAAAACACAAAGTTCGTAGAATAGAGAACTATATTGGCAAAAATATTAGTATAGAAGTAATAATTGGTTTAGAGTCTACAAATACTTTTAAGAAAAATATAAAAGAAAGTAGACCTAGAAATCATAGTTATAAAATTGATAATAATAAAAAAACTAGAACATATAATAATACTGCTAAACCATTATTCAATGATAGGACTAGAGAAGATAAACTCTTTTCTTCTAAGACTAATAATGATAACAAAAAAAGAAGTAGTATAAACTTTACAAAAAAACCATCATCTCCAAAAAGCATAAGAAACAAAGGATTCACTACATATAGAGAACACTCAAATAACTTATGATATTAAAAAAACACTCTAATTAATGCAAAGTATAATTTCTACATTATTAAACTCATTAGACGAATACTCTAAACATCACGTTCGTCTAATGAAATCACATTTGATTGAACAAATCAAACAATCCAGAGATTGTATGATATCTTTCGAATCATGGATGGATGAAGCATTATATGCTCCTAATTTAGGCTATTATTCATCCAAAAATAAAATTTTTAGTTCTAAGAATCAAGAGTCAATGAAATATCCAGCAGGAGATTTCATTACAGCACCTGAATTAACGTCAATATTCACAAAAACATTATCCATACAAATAGCAGAAATTCTCAAAAAAACTAATACAAATAAAATTCTCGAATTTGGAGCTGGTACAGGTAAATTATCATATGATCTAATAACAGAATTAGATCATATGGGAATAAAAGTAGAATATGAAATTATAGAGATATCCAGTAATCTTACATTGTTACAAAAAAGAACTCTAGAACCATTTATAAAACGTGTAAAATGGCTTAAAAACA is part of the Candidatus Kinetoplastibacterium crithidii genome and encodes:
- the gatB gene encoding Asp-tRNA(Asn)/Glu-tRNA(Gln) amidotransferase subunit GatB; protein product: MNSKWETTIGIETHVQLLTKTKIFSSSNCSFGGKPNQNTDEIDMALPGSLPVANLEAIKCAIKFGLAVNAEISCDSRFDRKHYFYPDLPKGYQTSQFYKPILQGGNICFYENNVKKRVNLVEAHLEEDAGKLIHQSFSTGIDLNRAGMPLLEIVTHPEICSAQEAVAYAKTLHNLVMWLGICDGNMQEGSFRCDANVSVKLKNSKKLGTRTEIKNINSFRFLEKAIIFEYKRQINLLEQNKLVIQETRLYDSDKNETRSMRNKEDAIDYRYMPDPDLPIIYISTELIETIRKSLPELPEHKRIRFEKEYNLSKSDASQLSSNINIANYFESIVLELPKGSEKIVANWMIGDLNAFLNKYNKTIEDMPIGSKTIANMIEKIINGTLSNKNAKDVFEILWNNEQSNIDDIIEKNGLKQINDDSIIIDIINSVLTNNKNIVEDYKSGKEKAFNSLIGKIMKEIKGRADPSQIRQLLQQQLYKVH
- the xth gene encoding exodeoxyribonuclease III → MLRITSINVNGIRSAIKKKFLDWLYDKNPDIVCLQEIRIANNNINNELLNPLGFKGFFYPAEKNGYSGVGIYTKKQPIKITKGLEDKNIDSEGRIIRLDWETISIISVYFPSGSNNDRQIAKLVFLQKFELYLATIYSESIISKRNFLICGDWNIAHTQIDIKNWKNNINKPGFLPEERNWLSKILNTYNLVDVFRKLHPHKEQYTWWSNRAKSWERNVGWRIDYQIANSSFANLAISSEVYMKTRFSDHAPLTIDYKTEI
- a CDS encoding LysE family transporter; its protein translation is MLTSFFSSITFQAWFNGLLTGLGLFAVVGAQSAFIIRQGLMRSHIMTIIIVCCLTDAIFIFSSVIGLKELILRAPWFKDFILILGIIFLSCYSWKSAKKAFKKSSNIESTNYIIYSKQSVILTTLGFSLLNPHFWLDMILIGSLANVYENASMAYAFGALTASILWLNLLGLGARLCAPIFSKPKAWRILDGAIAIIMMAMAILLLKQYIS
- the gatC gene encoding Asp-tRNA(Asn)/Glu-tRNA(Gln) amidotransferase subunit GatC, which gives rise to MALNKIDINNIATISKIEIKEEEIGIFEKELNKVIKIIEKVQDVQIDIDAIEPLVSPISIIDDYKNHLREDVTPQTCSQEFMKTIIHNSPKFENNLFVVPKIIE
- the pyrE gene encoding orotate phosphoribosyltransferase, encoding MVIDENEALDFVKFALDIGALKFGDFKTKSDRISPYFFNIGLFNDGKSIAKLARFYANILKKSSIQFDMLFGPAYKGIPLVIATSMILSSNYINEGVPFAFNRKEAKTHGEKGILIGAPIQGKVVVIDDVITSGISVNESIEIIHTQGAEVVAVLVALDRMERPNLISSIFDKGNSASNSISSKYDLPVISIASLENILSLVQKNQDFAEHAEKVSKYRSSYGID
- the gatA gene encoding Asp-tRNA(Asn)/Glu-tRNA(Gln) amidotransferase subunit GatA, which codes for MTKKPLHTQFNGINELRNAILQKDISVLEITKSALEKAKELEHLNIFLHLDEELTLQQAKNADKNSSDLSRTLIGIPIAHKDNIATKQWRTTAGSKMLENYISPFDATIVEKLKELGSISLGKLNCDEFGMGSNNENSAYGPVKNPWDIKITPGGSSGGSAAAVAARIVMASTGTDTGGSIRMPAALCGVCGIKPTYGTVSRYGVIAFASSLDQVGVFANNSLDLLEVINAISGYDHKDSTSIKRYCSEEIKNGWIKKSFNNIQNTFKKNSSSPLKNIRIGIPKEFFNMPMNEDILKTTQEAIHLFEKLGADIINISIPHTEIAIPTYYIIASAEASSNLARYDGVHYGYRTSNFKNIEGMISRSRAEGFGNEVKIRTLLGTYLLSKNNYEQFYLKAQKIRRIILNSFQKTFHTQCDLIMGPVTTKNTKKIGIKNINDTDWLDDIYTVSANLAGLPSMSIPCGFNKSDDSHPIGLQIIGNYFSEPLMIATSDCYQQNTNWHKKLPDNI
- a CDS encoding uracil-DNA glycosylase, translating into MSNKLIKKNLYKDFNNLHKIWKNCFLQNNLEQNFKEIFNYIESEIDKGVLIYPANPFRSLYNVKNLSKIKVVILGQDPYHNEGQADGLAFSVPSNCKMPPSLMNINKELKQEYNNIDLETAKDLSFWAMQGVFLLNTILTVEHGKAMSHANHGWELITDAIIKLVSANNSPKAFLLWGLAAQKKTKLITNKIHLILKSNHPSPLSAYRKPIPFIGCNHFIKTNEWLISNKKKPIKWLTSKK
- a CDS encoding DEAD/DEAH box helicase, whose protein sequence is MSFENLGINANILNAIKATGFESPTPVQQATIPKAIMRQDLVVSAQTGSGKTAAFMLPILQLLSEKKAQNASIQVLVLTPTRELAMQITKAASVYGSNLPWLRVATIVGGMPYKAQIKALSKRIDILVATPGRLIDQMQSGRVNLNNVHTLVLDEADRMLDMGFIDDIQTIVAELPKEKQTMLFSATIDNSIMNLAKKMMNNPERISLNNNKQSHNNIEQKLIYIDDYKHKIKVLQHLLGKENIDQAIVFTSTKRGADDLSNHLSDNGFAVAALHGDMNQRQRTKTLSQLQKKQLQILIATDVAARGIDIQGISHAINFDLPMQAEDYVHRIGRTGRAGRNGEALTLASHAEKHKVRRIENYIGKNISIEVIIGLESTNTFKKNIKESRPRNHSYKIDNNKKTRTYNNTAKPLFNDRTREDKLFSSKTNNDNKKRSSINFTKKPSSPKSIRNKGFTTYREHSNNL